The following are encoded together in the Pseudoalteromonas shioyasakiensis genome:
- a CDS encoding class I SAM-dependent methyltransferase: MTNDFSAILNALAEAPLAANELCRVFHGRGHSVAELSHINLDFYPPALFLVSYEEIDEQVLVQLTDTLWQWAQQNAPELVSALVYQQRSGINTRNALMFGELPQEHHVSENGIKFKVDLLSRQNTGIFPDMRRGREFVQANSKNAKVLNLFSYTCGFSVAAMQGGADQVINMDMNKGVLRTGKQNHQLNGFAQGVSYFPHDILKSFGKLKKSAPYELIIVDPPSFQKGSFILTKDYQKILRRLPELLNENTQLLLCANSPELSEQAFKDLISDHTQGAISFVERLAPTDGFIEVDSDRSLKALVYKTVN; the protein is encoded by the coding sequence ATGACAAACGATTTTTCTGCCATTTTAAATGCCTTAGCAGAGGCTCCACTTGCTGCTAATGAATTATGTCGTGTATTCCATGGCCGTGGTCACTCAGTCGCTGAGCTGAGCCACATAAACTTAGACTTTTATCCGCCCGCACTTTTTTTAGTTTCATATGAAGAAATAGATGAACAAGTGCTTGTGCAATTAACTGATACCCTGTGGCAATGGGCGCAACAGAATGCGCCAGAGCTTGTAAGTGCATTGGTTTACCAACAACGTAGCGGCATTAACACTCGTAATGCCCTGATGTTTGGTGAATTACCCCAAGAGCACCATGTCAGTGAAAATGGTATTAAGTTTAAAGTCGATTTATTGAGTCGCCAAAATACTGGGATTTTCCCTGATATGCGCCGTGGCCGAGAGTTTGTTCAAGCCAATAGTAAAAATGCAAAAGTGCTTAACTTATTTTCGTACACGTGTGGCTTCTCTGTTGCAGCAATGCAAGGCGGTGCTGACCAAGTTATTAATATGGATATGAATAAAGGGGTGCTGCGAACTGGTAAACAAAACCATCAGTTAAATGGTTTTGCTCAAGGGGTTAGTTATTTTCCGCACGATATTTTAAAATCATTCGGTAAACTAAAAAAATCAGCGCCGTATGAATTAATCATTGTTGATCCACCGAGCTTTCAAAAGGGCAGCTTTATATTGACCAAGGATTATCAAAAAATCTTGCGTCGTTTACCTGAGCTGTTAAATGAAAACACCCAATTATTACTGTGTGCTAATAGCCCTGAGCTTTCAGAGCAGGCGTTTAAAGATCTCATTAGCGATCATACACAAGGAGCAATTAGTTTTGTTGAGCGATTAGCTCCTACCGATGGCTTTATTGAAGTAGACAGTGATCGCAGCTTAAAAGCGTTAGTTTATAAAACAGTAAACTAA
- the uvrB gene encoding excinuclease ABC subunit UvrB yields the protein MSDHFQLVSKFQPSGDQPTAIAQLKDGLEAGLAHQTLLGATGTGKTFTMANIINDLNRPTIIMAHNKTLAAQLYGEMKEFFPHNAVEYFVSYYDYYQPEAYVVASDTFIEKDASINEHIEQMRLSATKALLERRDTIIVASVSAIYGLGDPDSYMKMMLLLKVGETVDQRDMLRRLAELQYTRNDIEFSRGTYRVRGEVVDIFPAESDTYAVRVEMFDDEIERLSIFDPLTGAVEKHIVRATIYPKTHYVTPREKILDAIDKIKDELKDRRAQLLSANKLVEEQRIAQRTQYDIEMMTELGYCSGIENYSRYLSGRTPGDPPPTLLDYLPDDALMIIDESHVTVSQIGAMYKGDRSRKENLVEYGFRLPSALDNRPLRFEEFEAIAPQTIYVSATPGNFELERSSGEVAEQVIRPTGLIDPEIEVRPVGTQVDDLLSEIYKRVEVNERVLVTTLTKRMAEDLTDYLNDHDVKVRYLHSDIDTVERVEIIRDLRAGVFDVLVGINLLREGLDMPEVSLVAILDADKEGFLRSTRSLIQTIGRAARHLNGKAILYGDRITNSMRQAIDETDRRREKQQAYNLEHGIEPQALVKSITDIMDVGEEASPKDNLKLVRKESKQVLSAKDIASQIKTLEAKMHAYASDLEFEKAASVRDEIHELQQQLIN from the coding sequence ATGAGCGACCATTTCCAACTAGTTTCTAAGTTTCAGCCAAGTGGTGACCAACCAACGGCAATAGCACAGTTAAAAGATGGCCTAGAAGCAGGGCTTGCGCATCAAACATTACTAGGGGCTACGGGAACGGGTAAAACCTTCACCATGGCCAATATTATTAATGATTTGAATCGTCCAACTATCATCATGGCGCATAACAAAACGCTCGCTGCACAGCTTTATGGCGAAATGAAAGAGTTTTTTCCCCATAATGCGGTTGAGTATTTTGTATCTTATTACGATTATTACCAGCCAGAAGCCTACGTTGTTGCCAGCGATACCTTTATTGAAAAAGATGCGTCTATCAATGAGCACATTGAACAAATGCGTTTGAGTGCCACCAAAGCGCTGCTTGAACGACGCGATACCATTATTGTGGCTTCGGTGTCTGCTATTTATGGTTTGGGTGACCCAGACTCATATATGAAGATGATGCTTTTACTGAAAGTGGGTGAAACCGTCGATCAGCGCGATATGCTGCGTCGTCTTGCTGAACTGCAATATACACGCAATGACATTGAATTTAGTCGCGGTACATACCGTGTACGTGGTGAAGTGGTCGATATATTTCCTGCTGAATCGGATACTTATGCCGTTCGTGTGGAAATGTTTGACGATGAAATTGAACGTTTAAGTATTTTTGATCCACTTACGGGGGCTGTTGAAAAGCACATAGTGCGCGCAACTATATATCCGAAAACCCACTATGTAACACCCCGTGAAAAAATTCTCGATGCCATAGATAAAATTAAAGATGAGTTGAAAGACCGCCGAGCTCAATTACTCAGTGCCAACAAACTTGTCGAAGAGCAACGTATTGCGCAGCGCACCCAGTACGATATTGAAATGATGACCGAGCTTGGTTATTGCTCAGGCATCGAAAACTACTCGCGTTACTTATCTGGTAGAACACCGGGCGATCCACCTCCGACATTATTAGATTACTTACCTGATGATGCATTGATGATTATTGATGAATCACACGTTACTGTGTCGCAAATTGGTGCCATGTATAAAGGCGATAGAAGTCGTAAAGAAAATCTTGTTGAGTATGGCTTTCGCTTGCCATCGGCATTAGATAATCGCCCATTACGCTTTGAAGAATTTGAAGCCATCGCGCCGCAAACTATTTATGTGTCGGCAACACCTGGTAATTTTGAGCTTGAGCGTTCGTCAGGGGAGGTCGCTGAGCAGGTTATTCGTCCAACCGGCCTTATTGATCCTGAAATTGAAGTGCGCCCAGTGGGCACCCAAGTCGATGATTTACTATCTGAGATCTATAAACGAGTTGAAGTGAACGAGCGGGTACTTGTTACTACTTTAACTAAGCGCATGGCAGAAGATTTAACCGACTATCTCAACGACCATGATGTAAAAGTTCGCTACTTGCACTCAGACATCGACACCGTTGAACGAGTCGAAATTATTCGTGATTTACGTGCCGGTGTGTTTGATGTGTTAGTGGGCATTAACTTGTTGCGAGAAGGCCTCGATATGCCAGAGGTTTCACTGGTTGCGATACTTGATGCTGATAAAGAGGGCTTCTTACGTTCGACTCGCTCGCTTATTCAAACCATTGGTCGTGCTGCACGTCACTTAAATGGTAAAGCGATTCTTTATGGCGACCGCATAACTAACTCGATGCGACAAGCCATTGATGAAACAGACCGTCGCCGTGAAAAACAACAAGCTTATAACCTTGAGCATGGTATAGAGCCGCAAGCACTGGTTAAAAGTATCACCGATATTATGGATGTGGGTGAAGAGGCAAGTCCGAAAGATAACCTTAAGTTGGTGCGTAAAGAGTCTAAACAAGTGCTCAGCGCGAAAGATATTGCTAGCCAAATCAAAACCCTTGAAGCGAAAATGCATGCTTATGCTAGCGATCTTGAGTTTGAAAAAGCGGCGTCTGTGCGTGATGAAATTCACGAATTACAACAACAGTTAATTAACTAA